The following are from one region of the Thiocapsa rosea genome:
- a CDS encoding DUF2442 domain-containing protein, which produces MNSRVSSVVPLSGYKLHLEFSSGETGVYDCSDLLEIGVFKELQDENYFRTVKVLDGTVAWPHDQDICPDTLYLDSRKTAEPG; this is translated from the coding sequence ATGAATTCTAGAGTATCAAGCGTCGTCCCACTTTCAGGCTACAAACTGCATTTGGAGTTCAGCAGCGGGGAAACGGGAGTGTACGATTGTTCCGATCTTCTTGAGATCGGTGTATTCAAGGAACTGCAAGACGAGAATTATTTCCGAACCGTAAAGGTCCTGGATGGCACAGTGGCTTGGCCTCACGACCAAGACATCTGTCCCGATACACTGTATTTGGACTCAAGAAAAACCGCCGAACCCGGATGA
- the soxX gene encoding sulfur oxidation c-type cytochrome SoxX yields the protein MFKQSIPAAILMGLAALSIPAITAIADEVDYTKMTPEELAEYLILETGNPNLEQEVQEGGTARQRMVQDELQKICSVVGGGRPDMETLLEVSKQARETIVYPEDGIKLGDWKRGRDLAWSGFGFRIGHNVDDHDKNDIGGNCYNCHQLGTDRTGGTIGPSLVGFGRIRGTSDAIKEYTYNVIYNSHSAFPCTNMPRFGPSGFLNQQSIADIMAYLLDPESPVNQ from the coding sequence ATGTTTAAGCAGAGTATTCCGGCGGCTATTCTGATGGGTCTCGCCGCCCTCTCGATCCCTGCCATCACGGCCATCGCCGATGAAGTTGACTACACCAAGATGACGCCTGAGGAACTCGCCGAGTACCTCATTTTAGAGACCGGTAACCCCAATCTGGAACAGGAAGTCCAGGAAGGCGGAACCGCGCGCCAACGCATGGTGCAGGATGAATTACAGAAGATCTGTTCGGTCGTCGGCGGCGGCAGACCGGACATGGAGACGCTGCTTGAGGTCAGTAAGCAGGCGCGCGAGACGATTGTCTATCCCGAGGACGGCATCAAACTCGGTGATTGGAAGCGGGGTCGTGATTTGGCTTGGTCCGGTTTCGGCTTCCGAATCGGCCATAACGTCGATGATCACGACAAAAACGACATCGGCGGTAATTGCTACAACTGCCATCAGCTCGGAACCGATCGCACGGGTGGCACGATCGGTCCGAGCCTCGTCGGTTTCGGTCGAATTCGAGGCACCAGCGACGCGATCAAGGAATACACCTATAACGTGATCTACAACTCGCACTCTGCCTTCCCCTGCACCAATATGCCGCGGTTCGGTCCCAGTGGTTTCCTGAACCAGCAGTCGATTGCCGACATCATGGCCTATCTGCTCGATCCGGAGTCGCCGGTCAACCAGTGA
- the soxA gene encoding sulfur oxidation c-type cytochrome SoxA, whose translation MLAKQEARAAAGEAAKAAIGSFQEPLDVLQGLIDLTSSDYLTQSEQNLMMMPDSPAQWVAMDGETLFSEPRGPNNVSLEECDFGKGPGVLEGAYVELPRYFEDTGKVMDLETRLVHCMVTLQGFSPDDPEVAQRHGSGSDHMKLQTYIASQSSGFAWNLPLDHPMEKALRDAGEVMFYRRAGKADFACSTCHAETGKRIRASVLPNKNIPQEWTKAISWPAFRVGHDHVRSSQHRLMECYWQMRQAGPMPGSDASIALLSYWTDAARGQPAILPDMKR comes from the coding sequence ATGCTTGCCAAGCAGGAGGCACGGGCCGCTGCAGGCGAAGCCGCGAAAGCCGCCATTGGCAGCTTCCAAGAGCCGCTGGACGTGCTCCAAGGGCTGATTGATCTGACCTCATCGGACTATCTAACGCAGAGCGAACAGAACCTGATGATGATGCCCGACAGCCCGGCACAATGGGTCGCGATGGATGGCGAGACGCTGTTCAGCGAGCCCCGTGGGCCAAACAACGTCTCGCTCGAGGAATGCGATTTCGGAAAGGGACCGGGCGTTCTGGAGGGGGCCTACGTCGAACTACCGCGCTATTTCGAGGACACCGGCAAGGTCATGGACCTCGAGACCCGCCTCGTGCATTGCATGGTCACGCTGCAAGGCTTCAGTCCGGATGATCCCGAGGTGGCACAGCGCCACGGCAGTGGTTCCGATCACATGAAGTTGCAGACCTATATCGCCAGCCAATCCAGTGGCTTCGCCTGGAATCTACCGCTGGATCATCCGATGGAGAAGGCCCTGCGCGATGCCGGTGAGGTCATGTTCTATCGCCGTGCCGGCAAGGCGGATTTTGCCTGCAGTACCTGCCATGCCGAGACCGGCAAGCGCATTCGTGCCTCGGTGTTGCCGAACAAGAATATCCCGCAGGAGTGGACCAAGGCGATCTCCTGGCCGGCGTTTCGCGTGGGTCACGACCATGTGCGCAGTAGCCAACACCGCCTGATGGAATGCTATTGGCAAATGCGGCAGGCAGGGCCGATGCCTGGCTCCGACGCGAGCATTGCACTGTTGAGTTACTGGACCGATGCGGCTCGCGGCCAGCCGGCAATCCTGCCCGATATGAAGCGCTGA
- a CDS encoding histidine phosphatase family protein gives MKVRQRFLTRFYTGALALVLIQAFVQSTAMADAAQNDAALWSALADGGKVMLIRHAESEEATPEVALNLDQDGDCSREQNLSAQGRAQAEALGERLRQHGVEVEAVLSSELCRARQTAELAFGNAKPWTPLNHPLVLPEDEATWLIEDVRERIADFSGRDNLALVTHRETINTLSFVLTEPAEIVVLAPTEGGGFDVLGKLTMD, from the coding sequence ATGAAAGTACGACAAAGATTCCTGACCCGCTTCTACACCGGCGCCTTGGCACTGGTCTTGATCCAGGCGTTCGTGCAGAGCACTGCAATGGCGGATGCGGCCCAGAACGACGCGGCCTTGTGGTCGGCGCTCGCCGACGGCGGCAAGGTGATGCTGATCAGACATGCGGAGTCTGAGGAGGCGACCCCCGAGGTGGCGTTGAATCTGGATCAAGACGGCGATTGCAGCCGCGAGCAGAATCTCAGCGCGCAGGGGCGCGCGCAGGCCGAGGCGCTCGGCGAGCGGCTGCGGCAGCATGGAGTGGAGGTCGAGGCCGTGCTCAGCAGCGAGCTTTGCCGCGCTCGGCAGACGGCGGAGCTCGCCTTCGGCAATGCCAAGCCCTGGACCCCGCTCAACCATCCGCTCGTGCTTCCCGAAGACGAGGCAACCTGGCTCATCGAGGACGTGCGTGAACGCATCGCCGACTTTTCCGGGCGTGACAATCTGGCACTGGTCACCCATCGGGAAACCATCAACACCCTGAGTTTCGTGCTTACCGAGCCTGCCGAGATTGTCGTTCTCGCGCCGACCGAGGGCGGCGGGTTCGACGTCCTTGGCAAATTGACGATGGATTGA
- a CDS encoding sensor domain-containing diguanylate cyclase translates to MLDPKGVSAKNPHGSAVQTLGTLIKVVIAAILVSLTLTVLMILHVGRIQDETAAEASLRQFDGLLLMTSRHLANHVRDYAYWDEAIERVLVARDTEWWDDNPGQYALSTFDLSLTLAVDGSDRIYFISTPDGTRSAPSDLTFGPSAKALLNTERRTPAFLPLQSATTGLIELNGTLYLAAASRFLHEEDLVSPAEAPGAVMLFALAFDDTVLPELGDIMGVVGLVRDATPESGKVRMPLSLMDGTPAGILTWTPSAPGGSMIASVLPIALLAFSSVAGLTLLFAFRARSLARRLSADENERRELAQRYESILETAGDGIFGIDRDGRILFVNAAAATMLGLPRTEIQGQDANRLLLCRPAAGPVDQADEAPLLRALRSGRAEVSDTDCFRRADASRFPVEYAVTPMLLGETPTGAVVVFRDITKRRQTEEEILYRANFDSVTGLPNRNLLFERLNQELKRARREATRIGILFIDLDDFKQVNDSLGHDAGDLLLRQVAERLQRSVRETDTVARFAGDELVVVIAQIVDRAFLETISEKLLQVLREPFSIGDENVRIGGSIGIAIFPDHGDDAQALLNRADLAMYQAKAAGRGTYRFAVVA, encoded by the coding sequence TTGCTGGATCCGAAAGGCGTATCGGCCAAAAACCCGCATGGCTCGGCCGTACAGACGCTCGGCACCCTCATCAAGGTGGTCATCGCCGCCATCCTCGTCAGCCTGACCCTCACCGTGCTGATGATTCTGCACGTGGGGCGTATCCAAGACGAAACCGCTGCGGAAGCATCGCTGCGACAGTTCGACGGGCTGCTCCTCATGACGAGCCGCCACCTCGCCAACCACGTCAGGGATTATGCCTATTGGGACGAAGCCATCGAGCGTGTGCTCGTTGCGCGCGACACGGAGTGGTGGGACGACAACCCCGGTCAGTATGCGCTCTCGACATTCGACCTCTCCCTCACGCTCGCCGTGGACGGCAGTGACCGGATCTATTTCATCTCGACCCCCGACGGAACCCGAAGCGCGCCGTCCGACCTCACCTTCGGTCCGTCCGCGAAGGCGTTGCTGAACACGGAGCGGCGCACCCCCGCCTTCTTGCCTCTCCAATCGGCAACAACGGGGCTTATCGAGCTGAACGGAACCCTGTATTTGGCGGCCGCCAGCCGATTCCTCCACGAAGAGGATCTCGTCTCGCCTGCCGAAGCACCCGGCGCAGTCATGCTCTTTGCGCTCGCGTTCGATGACACGGTTCTTCCGGAGCTCGGCGATATCATGGGCGTCGTCGGACTTGTCCGCGATGCCACACCTGAATCCGGCAAGGTCCGCATGCCCCTGTCGCTCATGGACGGAACCCCCGCGGGAATCCTGACCTGGACGCCGTCGGCGCCCGGCGGATCCATGATCGCAAGCGTGTTGCCCATCGCGCTGCTGGCCTTCTCGAGCGTTGCCGGATTGACCCTGCTGTTCGCCTTTCGCGCGCGCAGCCTCGCCCGGCGCCTGTCCGCCGACGAGAACGAGCGACGCGAACTGGCACAGCGTTACGAATCCATCCTCGAGACCGCCGGGGACGGCATCTTCGGTATCGACCGCGACGGGCGCATCCTGTTCGTCAACGCCGCAGCAGCCACCATGCTCGGCCTGCCACGCACCGAGATCCAAGGACAAGACGCCAACCGCTTGCTCCTGTGCCGACCTGCGGCTGGCCCCGTCGATCAGGCCGACGAGGCACCCCTGCTGCGCGCACTGAGAAGCGGTCGCGCCGAGGTCTCGGACACCGATTGCTTTCGCCGTGCGGACGCCAGCAGGTTCCCCGTCGAATACGCCGTCACGCCCATGCTGCTCGGGGAGACCCCGACCGGCGCGGTGGTCGTCTTTCGCGACATCACCAAACGGCGGCAAACCGAAGAGGAGATACTCTATCGCGCCAATTTCGACTCCGTCACCGGTCTGCCCAACCGCAACCTCCTTTTCGAACGCCTGAATCAAGAGCTGAAACGGGCCCGCCGCGAGGCCACGCGCATCGGGATCCTCTTCATCGACCTCGACGACTTCAAGCAGGTGAACGACTCGCTCGGACACGACGCGGGCGATCTCCTGCTGCGTCAAGTGGCCGAGCGCCTTCAGCGCTCCGTACGCGAAACCGACACCGTTGCCCGATTCGCCGGGGATGAGCTCGTGGTCGTCATCGCTCAGATCGTGGATCGGGCATTCCTGGAGACGATCTCCGAGAAGCTGCTCCAAGTCCTTCGGGAACCCTTCTCGATCGGGGATGAAAACGTGCGCATCGGGGGCAGCATCGGAATCGCCATTTTCCCGGACCATGGCGACGATGCGCAGGCGCTGCTCAACCGGGCCGACCTCGCCATGTACCAAGCCAAGGCTGCCGGGCGGGGGACCTATCGGTTTGCTGTTGTGGCCTAA
- a CDS encoding Uma2 family endonuclease, protein MPQAALKTGSFTYGDYCLWPEDERWELIDGEAFAMAPAPTRMHQDFVVELAAQIHPKLADSGCRVYVAPFDVRLPKHDEADARVDTVVQPDVAVICDPHKLDAKGCRGAPDWIVEILSASSAVHDQVRKRALYERHGVREYWLLHPVDRVLTIYRLGADGVYGKPDVQGLEGQTPVGVIDGLEIHWPAPESDPTMSSGD, encoded by the coding sequence ATGCCTCAAGCCGCACTCAAAACCGGTTCTTTCACCTACGGAGATTATTGTCTCTGGCCCGAGGACGAACGTTGGGAGCTGATCGACGGTGAAGCATTTGCGATGGCGCCCGCGCCGACGCGAATGCATCAGGACTTTGTCGTCGAGTTGGCTGCGCAGATCCACCCCAAGCTCGCGGACAGCGGCTGCCGGGTCTATGTCGCCCCCTTCGACGTGCGTCTGCCGAAGCACGACGAGGCCGACGCTCGGGTCGACACGGTGGTGCAGCCCGACGTCGCCGTGATCTGCGATCCGCATAAGCTCGATGCGAAGGGCTGCCGCGGAGCGCCGGATTGGATCGTCGAGATCCTCTCGGCGTCCAGCGCGGTCCATGATCAGGTCCGTAAGCGGGCACTCTACGAGCGTCATGGCGTACGCGAATACTGGCTGCTGCACCCGGTCGATCGGGTGCTGACCATCTATCGGCTCGGTGCGGACGGTGTTTACGGGAAGCCGGATGTGCAGGGTCTGGAAGGACAGACCCCTGTCGGCGTGATCGATGGTCTGGAGATCCACTGGCCGGCTCCCGAGTCGGATCCGACGATGAGCTCGGGGGACTGA
- a CDS encoding DNA phosphorothioation-associated putative methyltransferase encodes MGSGKTVAGRRYLHQTLLDRAEPELTTGVAAALKMLRASVEPAFNVVRVAVDGSEVAFLNYPGFFESPFPALKESWRVDRATGETGYRTYEDSLNPPILHRKELLLQDDHPGRAEYAALTEQAESIGLFDDPKRIGYRRQWEALVADAGYRIEGHTLVPIGNLDGAAGESTDGDLTEAGEGGALSRDVVGLGGALDWEAARHRTAMVRYGFSAPLQTLARHGFLDGRYGLFDYGCGRGDDVRGLRENGLTASGWDPYFAPDEPIASADIVNLGFVINVIEDFDERLVALTRAWSLAERLLVVSVMLANQNNPRGERFRDGVMTQRGTFQRYYSQSEIKAYLEQVLDEEPIPVAPGVLYVFRDKDAEQRFLVERYSRRSNRLRVPSTRPAPPPRERPAQRDRAAERYDAYREPLERLWETWLRLGRTPDKSEVDDALPLIEGFGSLGKALRFLVDQKGQEDGEAALAQAEQARIADLEVYFALQQFSRRRAYKHLDAGLQRDIKAFFGDYPAALEAGRLQLFRIADTEAIAAACRSAAEHGLGWLDPGASLQLHSRLVEQLPALLRVYVGAASMLYGDIREADLVKIHIGSGKLSLMRYDDFEGRALPRMVERVKIKLREQDIDYFAYGEDFEPPYLYRKARYLNEECDGYPEQLAFDEALDTLGVLPSSGYGPAPGVFDALLERQRWTIADGALVRSRTIPEPDAPCGRFLTYRQLVECGETQAATGLANRPEQPESYTALCDLAAQVLDPVIEYFGMIRLTFGFCSAPLAKAIPGRIDPKRDQHAAHERNRLGHPICPRLGAAVDFLVEDEDMLEVARWVVAETPFDRLYFYGNDKPIHVSHGPEQSRQVVLMLPGPSGRLVPKCVPVERFLDTLPG; translated from the coding sequence ATGGGTTCCGGAAAAACGGTCGCGGGACGGCGTTACCTGCATCAAACGCTACTGGACCGCGCCGAGCCTGAGTTGACGACTGGCGTGGCCGCGGCGTTGAAGATGCTTCGGGCGTCGGTCGAGCCCGCATTCAATGTCGTGCGCGTTGCCGTGGACGGCTCCGAGGTGGCCTTTCTCAACTATCCGGGCTTTTTCGAGAGCCCCTTCCCGGCACTGAAGGAGAGTTGGCGTGTGGATCGCGCTACAGGGGAGACGGGCTATCGCACCTACGAGGATTCGCTGAATCCGCCCATCCTGCATCGCAAGGAGCTGTTGCTGCAGGACGATCATCCGGGCCGCGCCGAGTATGCGGCCTTGACCGAGCAGGCGGAGTCGATCGGGCTGTTCGACGACCCCAAGCGCATCGGTTATCGGCGTCAGTGGGAGGCGCTGGTCGCGGATGCCGGGTACCGGATCGAGGGGCATACGCTGGTTCCGATCGGCAACCTCGACGGTGCCGCGGGCGAGTCCACCGACGGGGACTTGACCGAGGCGGGGGAGGGCGGCGCCTTGTCTCGCGACGTCGTCGGACTCGGCGGCGCGCTCGATTGGGAGGCGGCGCGACACCGCACGGCGATGGTCCGCTACGGCTTCTCCGCGCCGTTGCAGACGCTGGCGCGGCATGGCTTTCTCGACGGCCGTTATGGTCTGTTCGACTACGGCTGCGGACGCGGCGACGACGTGCGCGGGTTGCGCGAGAACGGGCTGACCGCCTCCGGATGGGATCCCTATTTTGCGCCGGACGAACCGATTGCTTCGGCCGATATCGTCAATCTCGGTTTCGTGATCAACGTGATCGAGGACTTCGACGAGCGGCTGGTGGCCTTGACGCGAGCCTGGTCGCTCGCCGAGCGACTGTTGGTCGTGTCGGTCATGCTCGCCAATCAGAACAATCCGCGCGGGGAGCGGTTTCGCGACGGCGTCATGACGCAGCGCGGCACCTTCCAGCGCTATTACTCCCAGTCCGAGATCAAGGCGTATCTCGAACAGGTGCTGGACGAGGAACCCATCCCGGTCGCGCCGGGCGTGCTCTATGTGTTCCGCGACAAGGACGCGGAGCAGCGGTTTCTTGTGGAGCGCTACAGCCGCAGAAGCAATCGTCTCAGGGTGCCGAGCACACGCCCCGCGCCGCCCCCGCGCGAGCGGCCGGCTCAGCGCGATCGTGCCGCAGAGCGCTACGACGCCTATCGTGAGCCGTTGGAGCGCCTTTGGGAGACCTGGCTGCGTCTGGGGCGCACGCCGGACAAGAGCGAGGTCGATGACGCGCTGCCCTTGATCGAGGGCTTCGGCAGTCTCGGCAAGGCGTTGCGTTTCCTCGTCGATCAGAAGGGACAGGAGGACGGGGAGGCCGCACTGGCGCAGGCCGAACAAGCGCGCATCGCCGACCTGGAGGTCTATTTCGCGCTCCAGCAGTTCAGTCGACGGCGTGCCTACAAGCATCTGGACGCGGGATTGCAGCGCGACATCAAGGCATTCTTCGGCGACTACCCGGCCGCGTTGGAGGCCGGCCGCCTTCAACTCTTTCGGATCGCCGACACCGAGGCGATCGCCGCCGCCTGCCGATCCGCCGCCGAACATGGGCTGGGATGGCTCGATCCGGGCGCCTCGCTGCAACTGCACAGTCGATTGGTCGAGCAGTTGCCGGCGCTCTTGCGGGTCTATGTCGGGGCCGCGTCGATGCTTTACGGCGACATCCGCGAGGCGGATCTGGTGAAGATTCACATCGGCTCGGGCAAGCTCAGCTTGATGCGGTACGACGATTTCGAGGGCAGGGCGCTGCCGCGGATGGTCGAACGGGTCAAGATCAAGCTGCGCGAGCAGGACATCGATTATTTCGCCTATGGCGAAGACTTCGAGCCGCCGTATCTGTATCGCAAGGCGCGTTATCTCAACGAGGAGTGCGACGGGTACCCGGAACAGCTGGCGTTCGACGAGGCGCTCGACACGCTCGGCGTGCTGCCGTCGTCAGGCTATGGGCCGGCGCCGGGTGTTTTTGATGCGTTGCTGGAGCGACAACGTTGGACGATCGCGGACGGCGCCCTGGTGCGCTCGCGGACGATCCCCGAGCCGGATGCGCCCTGCGGGCGTTTTCTCACCTACCGTCAATTGGTCGAATGCGGCGAGACGCAGGCCGCCACCGGGCTGGCCAACCGCCCGGAGCAACCCGAGAGCTACACGGCCCTGTGTGATCTGGCCGCGCAGGTGCTGGATCCGGTGATCGAGTATTTCGGGATGATCCGCCTGACCTTTGGGTTCTGCTCCGCACCGCTCGCGAAGGCGATTCCGGGGCGCATCGATCCGAAGCGTGATCAGCACGCGGCGCACGAGCGCAATCGGCTGGGTCATCCCATCTGTCCGCGTCTGGGGGCCGCCGTAGATTTTCTGGTCGAGGACGAGGATATGCTCGAGGTGGCGCGTTGGGTCGTCGCCGAAACGCCCTTCGATCGGCTGTACTTCTACGGCAACGACAAACCGATCCATGTGAGTCATGGACCGGAGCAGAGCCGTCAGGTGGTGTTGATGCTGCCCGGCCCGAGCGGTCGGTTGGTGCCCAAGTGCGTGCCTGTCGAGCGGTTTCTCGACACCCTCCCGGGATAG
- a CDS encoding Uma2 family endonuclease has protein sequence MPHRPRTDRQGPFRVDQLREGDRYELSSGHPIYCEPSGREHAGTNLIGAAALETDPDVDWAGVDAGFTPDSGTLRAPDVAIGPAGAERGWIPGAPPLAVEYAARGQDEQELQDKIAELLQSGTQQVWVVRLIGPRRVEVYRSGETMRLVGPGEILSAPGLLRNPVPIEALYDRDAAHRATLRNLLQREGYESLDAVRQAGVTQGIAESILALLSERGLVVDPPSRERILGEQDPEQLRRWLIAATQVQEAPSLFDQDIWKPEQ, from the coding sequence ATGCCGCACCGACCACGCACCGATCGACAGGGTCCGTTTCGCGTCGACCAACTCCGCGAGGGCGACCGCTACGAGCTCTCCAGCGGTCACCCCATCTATTGCGAGCCCTCCGGGCGCGAGCATGCCGGAACGAATCTGATCGGCGCAGCGGCGCTGGAGACCGATCCGGATGTCGACTGGGCCGGTGTCGATGCCGGCTTCACCCCGGATTCGGGTACATTGCGCGCACCCGACGTCGCGATCGGTCCCGCCGGCGCGGAACGGGGCTGGATCCCGGGCGCGCCGCCATTGGCCGTTGAATATGCCGCGCGCGGACAGGACGAGCAGGAGTTGCAGGACAAGATCGCGGAGCTGCTGCAAAGCGGCACCCAGCAGGTCTGGGTGGTGCGTCTGATTGGTCCGCGACGGGTCGAGGTCTATCGGTCCGGCGAAACGATGCGCCTAGTCGGTCCGGGCGAGATCCTGAGTGCACCTGGTCTGCTGCGTAACCCGGTCCCGATCGAGGCGCTCTACGACCGCGATGCCGCACATCGCGCAACGCTTCGCAATCTGCTGCAGCGCGAGGGTTACGAGAGTTTAGACGCCGTGCGCCAAGCGGGAGTCACACAAGGCATCGCCGAGTCGATCCTCGCCTTGCTCTCCGAGCGAGGGCTCGTCGTCGACCCACCGTCCCGCGAACGTATCCTGGGCGAGCAAGATCCAGAGCAGTTGAGGCGTTGGCTCATCGCTGCAACGCAGGTCCAAGAGGCACCGAGTCTGTTCGATCAGGACATCTGGAAACCAGAACAGTAG
- a CDS encoding dihydroorotate dehydrogenase-like protein yields MDLTTNYLGLTIKNPLVPSASPLSKSVAIARELEDHGAAAIIMWSLFEEAVTAESESMVRFLHHQDIGFGEAESGFLPVHHDFEGALERYLDNIRKLKEALDIPVIASLNGVTPGGWIKHATELQQAGADALELNVYYVAGDVTQTGLQVEERYLELLRELRGHIQIPINMKLSPSFSSIGNFVGQVAAAGANGVALFNRFYQPDINIDSLRLQSSLHPSTSAEALLAMRWIAILYGRFDGLSLGATGGVHTSADAIKLLLAGADVVHLCSALLGKGPAYTAQILAGIQDWMEEQGFESVDDFRGRVSAISVPNPAELERANYVNILDSYSFSPGVMV; encoded by the coding sequence ATGGATCTCACGACCAACTATCTCGGGCTGACGATCAAGAATCCGCTGGTCCCCTCCGCCTCGCCGCTGTCCAAAAGTGTCGCCATCGCGCGCGAGCTCGAAGACCACGGCGCCGCGGCCATCATCATGTGGTCGCTCTTCGAAGAGGCCGTGACCGCCGAATCCGAGAGCATGGTGCGCTTCCTGCACCATCAAGACATCGGTTTCGGCGAGGCCGAGAGCGGTTTTCTGCCCGTTCATCATGACTTCGAGGGCGCGCTCGAGCGCTATCTGGACAACATCCGCAAGCTCAAGGAGGCACTCGATATCCCGGTCATCGCCAGTCTCAACGGCGTCACGCCCGGAGGCTGGATCAAACACGCCACCGAGCTGCAACAGGCCGGTGCAGATGCCCTGGAGCTCAACGTCTACTATGTCGCCGGGGATGTCACCCAGACCGGGCTTCAGGTCGAGGAGCGTTACCTCGAGCTCCTGCGCGAGCTGCGCGGACACATCCAGATCCCGATCAACATGAAGCTCTCCCCGAGCTTCAGCTCCATCGGAAACTTCGTCGGCCAGGTCGCCGCCGCCGGCGCCAACGGTGTGGCCCTCTTCAACCGCTTCTACCAGCCCGACATCAACATCGACAGTCTGCGTCTGCAATCGAGCCTGCACCCCTCGACCTCCGCCGAGGCCCTACTCGCCATGCGCTGGATCGCCATCCTCTACGGACGTTTCGACGGCCTCTCGCTCGGTGCGACCGGCGGCGTGCACACCTCCGCCGACGCCATCAAGCTCCTGCTCGCAGGCGCCGACGTGGTGCACCTGTGCAGCGCGCTCCTCGGCAAGGGACCGGCCTACACCGCGCAGATCCTGGCGGGCATCCAAGACTGGATGGAGGAGCAGGGATTCGAGTCCGTGGACGACTTCCGCGGCCGCGTCAGCGCCATCTCGGTCCCGAACCCGGCTGAGCTCGAGCGCGCCAACTACGTCAACATCCTGGACAGCTACAGCTTCTCGCCGGGTGTGATGGTGTAG